The following nucleotide sequence is from Ferruginibacter lapsinanis.
AAACCGCAAATAGAGGTGCTATCCCAACAATTGATCGCACTTTTAACGGAACCGGGTGTTGGTCTCTTAAAGACAATACATCATAAAAGAAATTATCATCTTTATTCCATAATCCTAATTCATTTAGCGCTTCTGCAATGATTACAAAGTGCTCGTAGAATTTAGTTGCAGCATCTTCAAAAGAATTATCGGTCATTGCAATTTCCAATGCAATATCCATCATGTTCAAAGCATACATACCCATCCAGCTTGTGCCATCGGCCTGCTCTAAGGACACATCATCATGATGTTCATCAATGCTCCTGTTAAAAACACCAATATTATCAAGGCCTAAAAATCCACCACCAAAAATATTATTCCCATTCTCATCTTTTCTGTTTATCCACCAGGTAAAATTGATGATCAGTTTTTGAAAGATCCTTTTTAAGAACTGTACATCTCCTACTCCCTTCATTTCTTTTTCACGATGATACACCTGCAAAGCTGCAAATGCATGTACCGGAGGATTGACATCACTAAAATTCCATTCATAAGCAGGTATCTGTCCCGATGGATTCATATACCATTCTCTTGTTAACAGGATCAACTGATTCTTCGCAAAACAAGGATCAATGATACTCATAGCTATACAATGAAAAGCCGAGTCCCATGCAGCATACCATGGATATTCCCACTTATCGGGCATGATAATGATATCCTGATTTTTTAAATACTTCCAGTTATGATTTCTTCCATTAAGACGTTGATCTGATAATGGAGTAATGCCATCACTGGTATTTATCCAGCGTTCTACATCGTAATGATAAAACTGTTTACTCCACAATAAACCTGCAAATGCCTGGCGTTGAATATTGAACAGATCTTCCGAAGTTTCTTTTGGTAAAATAGAATGATAAAATTCGTCTGCTTCATTTTTTCTTTGCACAAAAATATTTTCGAAGCCTTCCGCAAAAGGAGCATCAAATAATTGGTTGGCCAATCTAAGGTATATCGTTTCGGAATGACCACCTTTTATCGTACGATTAAAAACAGGTGCACATTTGGTTCCCTGCTTTTTCTCTCTTACCTCTTTTACACGTTTACCATTGATGATTGCCTCATGAAAAGCATCTTTTACAAACGGAGTATCATTGGGTTTACCGAAAAGCTTTTCTTTATTTGTTTCATTTTCTGTAAAAAACAGATCGTCCGGTTGTTGAAAATACAGATACTGCGAACCTAATTTTTCATGGGTGGTTTTTACCGCGTTACTATTCAAAAATTCAATATTAGGTTTTTGTCTTGCCTTACTGCTATATTGCCAGCGATTATAAAACCAAAGTGTTGGTAATACTGTTATTGGCGCAGCAACCTTCCCTCTGTTAACGATCTCTATTTTAATAAAAATATCATCGCTGTTGTTTTTTGCATACTCTACAAAAACATCAAAATATTTATTCTCTTTAAAAACATCGGTATCTAACAGCTCGAACTCGACATCATGCTTACTTCTGTGCTGGTTATTACTTTTCAGTTCTTCATATGGAAACGCCGCCTGAGGATATTTATACAAGTATTTCATGTAATAATGTGTTGGCACATTATCCAGATAATAATATAATTCTTTTACATCTTCTCCATGATTTCCCTCACCGTTTGTAAGTCCGTATAATCTTTCTTTCAATATCGGATCTTTGCCATTCCATAACGCAACAGCAAAACATAAATTTTGAAAATAGTCTGAAATACCTGCCAGACCATCTTCTCCCCAACGATAGGCTCTGCTTTTAGCATGGTCATGTGGAAAATAATTCCAGGCATCTCCTCCTTCGCTATAATCTTCACGTACCGTACCCCATTGCCTTTCACTAAGATATGGACCCCACTTTTCAAGTGGAATTGGTTTCAACGCGTTCTCATTCAAACGCTCCTGCTCTGCAGATATATTTGTTGGCCTCATTAATTAATCGTTTGTTGAATATGATGTCAATGTCATAACACGTTCGGACAAAATCAGTTGTCTGCAAGATATTATCAACTACGCAGTTGGGTGATTCCTAAAAACACTAATCTGACATTATTTGTAAAAGCCTATATTAAAACCTCCGGCTTTCATTTCAATATTGAAAATAACACATTTCTACCGTCTTCTTACATTTTTTTATAACCATTGATGATGAAATTTGTCACAGCTCTTAGCCGTATAGTTTCTATATTGCACAACAATCTTTGTTAAATGACCTTTTTCAATAATAATTTTAAAGCATATCTTTTTTTGAGCTTCTGTGCTTTACTTTATTTTTTCCCATTTTTTATCACCGGAAAAAATACCATTTTCCCAATCGTCGATAATCTGGATTGTTATTATGTATGGAATAAAATAGCAGCTCAACCTCAGTATGCCTGGGCTAACCCTTCTGCAATTATTGCTGAATATATGAATGGTCTACCGAGATTCACTTTGATAAACAGCTACTCATTATTCTTTTTTCTGAACATTTTTTTCTCCGCCTTTTATGCTGCTACTATTCATATAATATTGATTCATACGATCGCTTGTTTTGCGATGTATGCATTTGCAGTTAAATATCTGACCAGAGGAAATATTATTGCTGCCATCGTTGCCGCCATCGTTTTTGGATTTAGAGAATATATATATGCCTACGGCCTTAGCCTTGCGTTGCTCCCCTTGTTGGCAATGGTATTCATCAATTTTATTAACAATAAACAATCGACTAAAGATTGGCTCTTTTTATTGATCTACCCGTTCTTATCCAATTTTCAATCTGTAGGTATTTTCATCTTAGGACTTTGGTTCGTTTTATCAGTTTATTTTATCATTGCAAAGAAACTGCCTGTTGCTAAATTTTTTCTTGCACTGATGAGTATGGGGTTATTGTATTATGCAAATAATTATCCAACTTTAAATAATTTGCTGTTTGATAGTTACTTTATCTCCCACAGAAAAGCATTTGCAGTTAACAGTATTGCTCAACGTATGGGAAATATCTTAACTACCGAAGAACCTCACAATCTAGATTTTTACCTGACATTCATCTTCGACAGAAAGATCTTTGTTCTTTGCGGATTCATTCTTTACAAAATGTATAAGTCGAAACATGAAAGTTTTAAGTTATTCCTTTTTATCACTGTAGCAATGATTTTTTTTCAATGCCAATTTATTATTTTAGATAGTGCTGCTTTAAAATATTTACAGGAAAAAGTATTGCTTTTCAGAATGTATCATTTTAATAAATTATTTGTCTTCGAACTTTTTTTTCAGGCAATGGCTTATGCTATTATTGTGGCTTACCTGTTATCTGTATTTAAAACTAAATGGGCTGGGATTGCGGTTATTTTATTGATGCTGCCTTTTGTTGTAAGACTTTCATTATTCTGGAAACCAATCATTGGATTGCAGTGGCAAACAAAAGCCAGGCCATATCAAGGATATTATTCCCCTGACCTGTTTGAGCAGATTAAACAACGCATTGCTTTACCTGTAAATAAATATAAAGTTGCATCATTTGGAATACAACCTGCTGTTGCCTCTTACAATGGCTTATATACTGTTGATGGATATATTAATAATTATCCGCTGACGTATAGAAATCAATTCAGAGAGGTCATACAAGAGGATCTTGCTTTGATCAATAAACAATTCAAGTTTAGTGAATTTGACACCAGAGGACATTTTTGTTATTTGCAAACTGTTGATCTGATTAAAAACGGCAACATGCAAATTCCAATTGACAAGCTAAATCCAATTAGTGTTCCGCAGGAGGTTCATTGGAATTTTGCAGCATTAAGATCTTTAGGTTGCAACTACATTATTTCTTCGATTGAAATTAAAACCAATCAGGTTGAATTGATCGATCGATTAGAAAATCATTTTTACAAACTTTATTTATACAAAATATAGTAAATTCGTTTAAACCTTATCTGTACAAGTGTCAATTATAAAATCTCCCATACAATATTATAATAATATTCAACTCGAATATTTTAGTCAGAAAATAAAAAAGACTATGGTGCCGGCCAATACTCCATATGTAAACCGGCATGTAGATGAACTCCTTAGTTATGGTAAAATAACCAGAACAGACAGAATATTGGATGTTGGCTGTGGTATGGGCAAATACACACTTAATATGCTTGCAAAAGGCTATAAGGTTGAGGGATTGGATCTAAATGCATTTTTATTGCAACAATTTTTAAGATACAACGACAATCGTTTTCCTGTAAAACTTCATTTAGCTGATATCATTGAAGCGCCTGAAGAACTAAATGAACAATTTGATTATGTTATTGGATTTATGGTTTTACATCATCTGCATATTTTACACACCTGCTTTCAATCTATGTACAGATTATTAAAACCGGGTGGTAAAATTATTTTTTTAGAGCCCAATCCTTACAATCCCTTATTTCATATGCAGATATGGTTTACACCAGGCATGAGTTACGAAGGAGAAAAAGGATTAAAAGACATGACACAAAAAAATATTACCAAAGCATT
It contains:
- a CDS encoding MGH1-like glycoside hydrolase domain-containing protein; protein product: MRPTNISAEQERLNENALKPIPLEKWGPYLSERQWGTVREDYSEGGDAWNYFPHDHAKSRAYRWGEDGLAGISDYFQNLCFAVALWNGKDPILKERLYGLTNGEGNHGEDVKELYYYLDNVPTHYYMKYLYKYPQAAFPYEELKSNNQHRSKHDVEFELLDTDVFKENKYFDVFVEYAKNNSDDIFIKIEIVNRGKVAAPITVLPTLWFYNRWQYSSKARQKPNIEFLNSNAVKTTHEKLGSQYLYFQQPDDLFFTENETNKEKLFGKPNDTPFVKDAFHEAIINGKRVKEVREKKQGTKCAPVFNRTIKGGHSETIYLRLANQLFDAPFAEGFENIFVQRKNEADEFYHSILPKETSEDLFNIQRQAFAGLLWSKQFYHYDVERWINTSDGITPLSDQRLNGRNHNWKYLKNQDIIIMPDKWEYPWYAAWDSAFHCIAMSIIDPCFAKNQLILLTREWYMNPSGQIPAYEWNFSDVNPPVHAFAALQVYHREKEMKGVGDVQFLKRIFQKLIINFTWWINRKDENGNNIFGGGFLGLDNIGVFNRSIDEHHDDVSLEQADGTSWMGMYALNMMDIALEIAMTDNSFEDAATKFYEHFVIIAEALNELGLWNKDDNFFYDVLSLRDQHPVPLKVRSIVGIAPLFAVSIIDRKSLATLSDFRKRTNWFDNYRINNNLFLPNEETSDGNDQLLSLVLKERLVEILDKLLDEKEFLSKGGIRALSKFHLDNPYSISLKDTNYSIQYDPGDSTSDLFGGNSNWRGPVWMPINYLIIKAIKKYGEFYGDTLKVEYPKGSGNFINLKEVATELTQRILHIFEKDKKGNRPVNGSYNWFYHHPENKDLILFYEYFHGDTSSGLGASHQTGWTAVLVDLIRSI
- a CDS encoding DUF6044 family protein, translating into MTFFNNNFKAYLFLSFCALLYFFPFFITGKNTIFPIVDNLDCYYVWNKIAAQPQYAWANPSAIIAEYMNGLPRFTLINSYSLFFFLNIFFSAFYAATIHIILIHTIACFAMYAFAVKYLTRGNIIAAIVAAIVFGFREYIYAYGLSLALLPLLAMVFINFINNKQSTKDWLFLLIYPFLSNFQSVGIFILGLWFVLSVYFIIAKKLPVAKFFLALMSMGLLYYANNYPTLNNLLFDSYFISHRKAFAVNSIAQRMGNILTTEEPHNLDFYLTFIFDRKIFVLCGFILYKMYKSKHESFKLFLFITVAMIFFQCQFIILDSAALKYLQEKVLLFRMYHFNKLFVFELFFQAMAYAIIVAYLLSVFKTKWAGIAVILLMLPFVVRLSLFWKPIIGLQWQTKARPYQGYYSPDLFEQIKQRIALPVNKYKVASFGIQPAVASYNGLYTVDGYINNYPLTYRNQFREVIQEDLALINKQFKFSEFDTRGHFCYLQTVDLIKNGNMQIPIDKLNPISVPQEVHWNFAALRSLGCNYIISSIEIKTNQVELIDRLENHFYKLYLYKI
- a CDS encoding class I SAM-dependent methyltransferase, whose protein sequence is MSIIKSPIQYYNNIQLEYFSQKIKKTMVPANTPYVNRHVDELLSYGKITRTDRILDVGCGMGKYTLNMLAKGYKVEGLDLNAFLLQQFLRYNDNRFPVKLHLADIIEAPEELNEQFDYVIGFMVLHHLHILHTCFQSMYRLLKPGGKIIFLEPNPYNPLFHMQIWFTPGMSYEGEKGLKDMTQKNITKALNFAEFTNVDIHRFGAFPPAVYNSNLGRKIDHAFSKASILSPVMAFQLISATKPVAI